From a region of the Falco naumanni isolate bFalNau1 unplaced genomic scaffold, bFalNau1.pat scaffold_391_arrow_pat_ctg1, whole genome shotgun sequence genome:
- the LOC121082176 gene encoding uncharacterized protein LOC121082176 isoform X2, protein MSTGINWCQLVSNNTNWCQPAPASINQGQRMSTGINWCQLVSNNTNWCQPAAASINQCQRMSTGINWCQLVSNNTNWCQPAPASINQCQRMSTGINWCQLVSNNTNWCQPAPASINQGQRMSTGINWCQLVSNNTNWCQPAAASINQGQRMSTGINWCQTTPTGVSQHQPASTSANGCQPASTGVKQHQLVPASINQCQRTSTGINWCQTPTGVSQHQPVPRDVNWHQLVSTGVKQHQLVSASINQCQRMSTGINWCQTTPTGVSQHQPASTSANGCQPASTGVKQHQLVPASINQCQRTSTGINWCQTPTGVSQHQPVPRDVNWHQLVSTGVKQHQLVSASSSQHQPVPTDVNWHQLVSNNTNWCQPAPASINQCQRMSTGINWCQTAPTGTSQHQPVPTDVNWHQLVSNTNWCQPASTSAKGCQLASTGVNWCQTTPIGVSQHQPVPTDVNWHQLVSNNTNWCQPASTSANGCQLASTGVNWCQTTPTGTSQHQPVPMDVNWHQPAPTDVNWHQLVSTSVKQHQLGSTGTSQHQPVPTDINRHQLEPTGCGGSSGTNWSQRAPTSVNWRQPMPTDVNWHQLVLTSITQRQLVSTGINQHQLASTDANWH, encoded by the exons ATGTCAACTGGCATCAACTGGTGTCAACTGGTATCAAACAACACCAACTGGTGTCAACCGGCACCAGCCAGCATTAACCAGGGCCAACGGATGTCAACTGGCATCAACTGGTGTCAACTGGTGTCAAACAACACCAACTGGtgtcagccagcagcagccagcatcaaCCAGTGCCAACGGATGTCAACTGGCATCAACTGGTGTCAACTGGTGTCAAACAACACCAACTGGtgtcagccagcaccagccagcaTCAACCAGTGCCAACGGATGTCAACTGGCATCAACTGGTGTCAACTGGTGTCAAACAACACCAACTGGtgtcagccagcaccagccagcaTCAACCAGGGCCAACGGATGTCAACTGGCATCAACTGGTGTCAACTGGTGTCAAACAACACCAACTGGtgtcagccagcagcagccagcatcaaCCAGGGCCAACGGATGTCAACCGGCATCAACTGGTGTCAAACAACACCAACTGGtgtcagccagcaccagccagcaTCAACCAGTGCCAACGGATGTCAACCGGCATCAACTGGTGTCAAACAGCACCAACTGGTACCAGCCAGCATCAACCAGTGCCAACGGACGTCAACTGGCATCAACTGGTGTCAAACACCAACTGGTGTCAGCCAGCATCAACCAGTGCCAAGGGATGTCAACTGGCATCAACTGGTGTCAACTGGTGTCAAACAACACCAATTGGTGTCAGCCAGCATCAACCAGTGCCAACGGATGTCAACTGGCATCAACTGGTGTCAAACAACACCAACTGGTGTCAGCCAGCATCAACCAGCATCAACCAGTGCCAACGGATGTCAACCGGCATCAACTGGTGTCAAACAGCACCAACTGGTACCAGCCAGCATCAACCAGTGCCAACGGACGTCAACTGGCATCAACTGGTGTCAAACACCAACTGGTGTCAGCCAGCATCAACCAGTGCCAAGGGATGTCAACTGGCATCAACTGGTGTCAACTGGTGTCAAACAACACCAACTGGtgtcagccagcagcagccagcatcagCCAGTGCCAACGGATGTCAACTGGCATCAACTGGTGTCAAACAACACCAACTGGtgtcagccagcaccagccagcaTCAACCAGTGCCAACGGATGTCAACCGGCATCAACTGGTGTCAAACAGCACCAACTGGTACCAGCCAGCATCAACCAGTGCCAACGGACGTCAACTGGCATCAACTGGTGTCAAACACCAACTGGTGTCAGCCAGCATCAACCAGTGCCAAGGGATGTCAACTGGCATCAACTGGTGTCAACTGGTGTCAAACAACACCAATTGGTGTCAGCCAGCATCAACCAGTGCCAACGGATGTCAACTGGCATCAACTGGTGTCAAACAACACCAACTGGTGTCAGCCAGCATCAACCAGTGCCAATGGATGTCAACTGGCATCAACTGGTGTCAACTGGTGTCAAACAACACCAACTGGTACCAGCCAGCATCAACCAGTGCCAATGGATGTCAACTGGCACCAGCCAGCGCCAACGGATGTCAACTGGCACCAACTGGTGTCAACCAGTGTCAAACAGCACCAA CTGGGGTCAACTGGCACCAGCCAGCATCAACCAGTGCCAACGGATATCAACCGGCACCAACTGGAGCCAACTGGTTGTGGAGGTTCAAGCGGCACCAACTGGTCTCAACGGGCACCAACCAGTGTCAACTGGCGTCAACCAATGCCAACTGATGTTAACTGGCACCAACTGGTGCTAACTAGCATCACCCAGCGCCAACTGGTGTCAACGGGCATCAACCAGCACCAACTGGCATCAACCGATGCCAACTGGCATTAA
- the LOC121082176 gene encoding uncharacterized protein LOC121082176 isoform X1, with translation MSTGINWCQLVSNNTNWCQPAPASINQGQRMSTGINWCQLVSNNTNWCQPAAASINQCQRMSTGINWCQLVSNNTNWCQPAPASINQCQRMSTGINWCQLVSNNTNWCQPAPASINQGQRMSTGINWCQLVSNNTNWCQPAAASINQGQRMSTGINWCQTTPTGVSQHQPASTSANGCQPASTGVKQHQLVPASINQCQRTSTGINWCQTPTGVSQHQPVPRDVNWHQLVSTGVKQHQLVSASINQCQRMSTGINWCQTTPTGVSQHQPASTSANGCQPASTGVKQHQLVPASINQCQRTSTGINWCQTPTGVSQHQPVPRDVNWHQLVSTGVKQHQLVSASSSQHQPVPTDVNWHQLVSNNTNWCQPAPASINQCQRMSTGINWCQTAPTGTSQHQPVPTDVNWHQLVSNTNWCQPASTSAKGCQLASTGVNWCQTTPIGVSQHQPVPTDVNWHQLVSNNTNWCQPASTSANGCQLASTGVNWCQTTPTGTSQHQPVPMDVNWHQPAPTDVNWHQLVSTSVKQHQLVSTGTSQHQLGSTGTSQHQPVPTDINRHQLEPTGCGGSSGTNWSQRAPTSVNWRQPMPTDVNWHQLVLTSITQRQLVSTGINQHQLASTDANWH, from the coding sequence ATGTCAACTGGCATCAACTGGTGTCAACTGGTATCAAACAACACCAACTGGTGTCAACCGGCACCAGCCAGCATTAACCAGGGCCAACGGATGTCAACTGGCATCAACTGGTGTCAACTGGTGTCAAACAACACCAACTGGtgtcagccagcagcagccagcatcaaCCAGTGCCAACGGATGTCAACTGGCATCAACTGGTGTCAACTGGTGTCAAACAACACCAACTGGtgtcagccagcaccagccagcaTCAACCAGTGCCAACGGATGTCAACTGGCATCAACTGGTGTCAACTGGTGTCAAACAACACCAACTGGtgtcagccagcaccagccagcaTCAACCAGGGCCAACGGATGTCAACTGGCATCAACTGGTGTCAACTGGTGTCAAACAACACCAACTGGtgtcagccagcagcagccagcatcaaCCAGGGCCAACGGATGTCAACCGGCATCAACTGGTGTCAAACAACACCAACTGGtgtcagccagcaccagccagcaTCAACCAGTGCCAACGGATGTCAACCGGCATCAACTGGTGTCAAACAGCACCAACTGGTACCAGCCAGCATCAACCAGTGCCAACGGACGTCAACTGGCATCAACTGGTGTCAAACACCAACTGGTGTCAGCCAGCATCAACCAGTGCCAAGGGATGTCAACTGGCATCAACTGGTGTCAACTGGTGTCAAACAACACCAATTGGTGTCAGCCAGCATCAACCAGTGCCAACGGATGTCAACTGGCATCAACTGGTGTCAAACAACACCAACTGGTGTCAGCCAGCATCAACCAGCATCAACCAGTGCCAACGGATGTCAACCGGCATCAACTGGTGTCAAACAGCACCAACTGGTACCAGCCAGCATCAACCAGTGCCAACGGACGTCAACTGGCATCAACTGGTGTCAAACACCAACTGGTGTCAGCCAGCATCAACCAGTGCCAAGGGATGTCAACTGGCATCAACTGGTGTCAACTGGTGTCAAACAACACCAACTGGtgtcagccagcagcagccagcatcagCCAGTGCCAACGGATGTCAACTGGCATCAACTGGTGTCAAACAACACCAACTGGtgtcagccagcaccagccagcaTCAACCAGTGCCAACGGATGTCAACCGGCATCAACTGGTGTCAAACAGCACCAACTGGTACCAGCCAGCATCAACCAGTGCCAACGGACGTCAACTGGCATCAACTGGTGTCAAACACCAACTGGTGTCAGCCAGCATCAACCAGTGCCAAGGGATGTCAACTGGCATCAACTGGTGTCAACTGGTGTCAAACAACACCAATTGGTGTCAGCCAGCATCAACCAGTGCCAACGGATGTCAACTGGCATCAACTGGTGTCAAACAACACCAACTGGTGTCAGCCAGCATCAACCAGTGCCAATGGATGTCAACTGGCATCAACTGGTGTCAACTGGTGTCAAACAACACCAACTGGTACCAGCCAGCATCAACCAGTGCCAATGGATGTCAACTGGCACCAGCCAGCGCCAACGGATGTCAACTGGCACCAACTGGTGTCAACCAGTGTCAAACAGCACCAACTGGTGTCAACTGGCACCAGCCAGCATCAACTGGGGTCAACTGGCACCAGCCAGCATCAACCAGTGCCAACGGATATCAACCGGCACCAACTGGAGCCAACTGGTTGTGGAGGTTCAAGCGGCACCAACTGGTCTCAACGGGCACCAACCAGTGTCAACTGGCGTCAACCAATGCCAACTGATGTTAACTGGCACCAACTGGTGCTAACTAGCATCACCCAGCGCCAACTGGTGTCAACGGGCATCAACCAGCACCAACTGGCATCAACCGATGCCAACTGGCATTAA